Proteins encoded by one window of Homo sapiens chromosome 10, GRCh38.p14 Primary Assembly:
- the IFIT5 gene encoding interferon-induced protein with tetratricopeptide repeats 5 yields MSEIRKDTLKAILLELECHFTWNLLKEDIDLFEVEDTIGQQLEFLTTKSRLALYNLLAYVKHLKGQNKDALECLEQAEEIIQQEHSDKEEVRSLVTWGNYAWVYYHMDQLEEAQKYTGKIGNVCKKLSSPSNYKLECPETDCEKGWALLKFGGKYYQKAKAAFEKALEVEPDNPEFNIGYAITVYRLDDSDREGSVKSFSLGPLRKAVTLNPDNSYIKVFLALKLQDVHAEAEGEKYIEEILDQISSQPYVLRYAAKFYRRKNSWNKALELLKKALEVTPTSSFLHHQMGLCYRAQMIQIKKATHNRPKGKDKLKVDELISSAIFHFKAAMERDSMFAFAYTDLANMYAEGGQYSNAEDIFRKALRLENITDDHKHQIHYHYGRFQEFHRKSENTAIHHYLEALKVKDRSPLRTKLTSALKKLSTKRLCHNALDVQSLSALGFVYKLEGEKRQAAEYYEKAQKIDPENAEFLTALCELRLSI; encoded by the coding sequence TGAAATTCGTAAGGACACCTTGAAGGCCATTCTGTTGGAGTTAGAATGTCATTTTACATGGAATTTACTTAAGGAAGACATTGATCTGTTTGAGGTAGAAGATACAATTGGGCAACAGCTTGAATTTCTTACCACAAAATCTAGACTTGCTCTTTATAACCTATTGGCCTATGTGAAACACCTAAAAGGCCAAAATAAAGACGCCCTTGAGTGCTTggaacaagcagaagaaataatccaGCAAGAACACTCAGACAAAGAAGAAGTACGAAGCCTGGTCACTTGGGGAAACTATGCCTGGGTGTATTATCACATGGACCAGCTTGAAGAAGCTCAGAAGTATACAGGTAAGATAGGGAATGTCTGTAAGAAATTGTCCAGTCCTTCTAACTACAAGTTGGAGTGTCCTGAGACTGACTGTGAGAAAGGCTGGGCACTCTTGAAATTTGGAGGAAAGTATTATCAAAAGGCTAAAGCGGCTTTTGAGAAGGCTCTGGAAGTGGAGCCTGACAATCCAGAATTTAACATCGGCTATGCTATCACAGTGTATCGGCTGGATGATTCTGATAGAGAAGGGTCTGTAAAGAGCTTTTCTCTGGGGCCTTTGAGAAAGGCTGTTACCCTGAACCCAGATAACAGCTATATTAAGGTTTTTCTGGCACTGAAGCTTCAAGATGTACATGCAGAAGCTGAAGGGGAAAAGTATATTGAAGAAATCCTGGACCAAATATCATCCCAGCCTTACGTCCTTCGTTATGCAGCCAAGTTCTATAGGAGAAAAAATTCCTGGAACAAAGCTCTCGAACTTTTAAAAAAGGCCTTGGAGGTGACACCAACTTCTTCTTTCCTGCATCACCAGATGGGACTTTGCTACAGGGCACAAATGATCCAAATCAAGAAGGCCACACACAACAGACCTAAAGGAAAGGATAAACTAAAGGTTGATGAGCTGATTTCATCTGCTATATTTCATTTCAAAGCAGCCATGGAACGAGACTCTATGTTTGCATTTGCCTACAcagacctggccaacatgtacGCTGAAGGAGGCCAGTATAGCAATGCTGAGGACATTTTCCGGAAAGCTCTTCGTCTGGAGAACATAACCGATGATCACAAACATCAGATCCATTACCACTATGGCCGCTTTCAGGAATTTCACCGTAAATCAGAAAATACTGCCATCCATCATTATTTAGAAGCCTTAAAGGTCAAAGACAGATCACCCCTTCGCACCAAACTGACAAGTGCTCTGAAGAAATTGTCTACCAAGAGACTTTGTCACAATGCTTTAGATGTGCAGAGTTTAAGTGCCCTAGGGTTTGTTTACAAGCTGGAAGGAGAAAAGAGGCAAGCTGCTGAGTACTATGAGAAGGCACAAAAGATAGATCCAGAAAATGCAGAATTCCTGACTGCTCTCTGTGAGCTCCGACTTTCCATTTAA